The following are encoded in a window of Syngnathus scovelli strain Florida chromosome 4, RoL_Ssco_1.2, whole genome shotgun sequence genomic DNA:
- the LOC137840206 gene encoding USP6 N-terminal-like protein isoform X1 has product MKKDIETLIAEERADIILKYATGRQGGVKIDPWEDADYSVYKAIDRLGFMHDDELPAPTANEEKLKQLAVVRAEKWLKMVKKWDKYKNSDRMVKRVYKGIPVQLRGRVWCLLLDVEDIKKLNEGKYEKMKEQAKLYSSEIKQIDLDINRTFRNHVMFMDRFGVKQQSLFNVLLAYSAYNTEVSYCQGMSQIAALLLMYMNEEDAFWALTQLLANQKHAMHGFFIPGFPKLQQFQAHHDQIISKLIPKLKKHMDKEQMSAGIYSTKWFLQCFIDRTPFTLTLRLWDVFILEGERLLTAMSYTILKIHKKHLMKMSLEELREFLLERIAQTFFYSDDIIIEQLQASMTELRKMKLDFPPPGKPEELPRKPLGQELPLLLSPLEPSRGKRSSASGCSKAGLSFHIISNQTDSISPDQTLCKDINDLHPVNDEEVPFPSPDPVIIHNQALYNSDEFPLTGPPPYQPPESLAPRTAAQFWQSDEWRVQVQADDSGLPDLHSTDNLTSVNISPEGSSSKVLRTLSAPLSLAQSKSETATDIEKCTSLGQLSDSLSSNRTVSQDHP; this is encoded by the exons ATGAAGAAAGACATTGAGACATTAATAGCAGAGGAAAGAGCTGACATCATTTTAAAATATGCCACG GGCAGACAGGGTGGGGTCAAGATTGACCCCTGGGAAGATGCTGACTACAGCGTCTATAAAGCCATTGATCGCCTCGGGTTCATGCA TGACGATGAGCTGCCTGCACCAACTGCTAATGAAGAAAAG TTGAAGCAACTAGCGGTAGTGAGAGCAGAGAAGTGGTTGAAGATGGTGAAGAAGTGGGATAAATACAAAAACAGTGACAGA ATGGTGAAACGGGTGTACAAAGGCATCCCTGTGCAGCTTAGAGGTCGTGTCTGGTGTCTGCTGTTGGATGTGGAGGACATCAAGAAGCTCAATGAGGGTAAATATGAG AAAATGAAGGAGCAAGCCAAACTCTACTCATCTGAGATCAAACAGATTGACCTTGACATCAACAGGACCTTCCGCAATCATGTCATGTTCATGGATCGATTTGGAGTCAA ACAGCAGTCTCTCTTCAATGTTCTGTTGGCGTATTCAGCCTACAACACA GAGGTGAGCTATTGTCAGGGCATGAGTCAGATCGCTGCACTGCTGCTCATGTACATGAATGAGGAAGACGCTTTCTGGGCTCTGACACAGCTACTGGCGAACCAGAAACACGCCATGCATG GATTTTTTATTCCTGGGTTCCCCAAACTTCAGCAATTCCAAGCACATCATGATCAGATCATTTCCAAACTCATTCCCAAACTAAAAAAACACATG GACAAAGAACAGATGTCTGCAGGGATTTACAGTACTAAATGGTTCTTACAGTGTTTCATTGATAGG ACACCGTTTACTTTGACCCTACGCCTATGGGATGTTTTCATTCTGGAGGGAGAGCGGCTCCTCACCGCCATGTCTTACACCATCTTGAAGATACACAAGA AGCATCTCATGAAGATGTCTTTGGAGGAGCTTCGAGAATTCCTGCTGGAGCGAATTGCTCAGACCTTTTTTTACAGTGACGACATAATCATTGAACAGCTACAGGCATCTATGACTGAATTACGAAAGATGAAGCTGGATTTTCCTCCCCCAG GGAAGCCTGAAGAGTTACCACGTAAGCCTTTAGGCCAGGAGCTGCCATTGTTGCTGAGTCCACTGGAGCCATCCAGAGGAAAGCGCTCCTCAGCCAGTGGTTGTTCTAAAGCAGGACTCAGCTTCCACATCATATCCAACCAGACAGATTCCATATCCCCAGACCAGACTCTTTGCAAAGATATCAATGATCTGCATCCTGTTAATGATGAGGAGGTTCCGTTTCCTTCCCCAGATCCCGTTATTATCCACAACCAGGCCTTGTACAACTCAGATGAATTCCCACTTACCGGGCCACCGCCTTACCAGCCCCCAGAGAGCCTCGCACCCAGAACTGCTGCTCAGTTCTGGCAGTCTGATGAGTGGAGGGTTCAGGTGCAAGCTGATGACTCAGGGCTCCCAGATTTACACTCGACAGACAACCTCACTTCTGTGAACATTAGCCCTGAGGGATCCTCCAGCAAGGTCCTGAGGACACTATCAGCCCCCTTAAGTCTTGCTCAGTCAAAAAGTGAAACGGCAACAGATATAGAAAAATGTACTTCCCTAGGCCAGCTGTCAGATTCTCTGTCCTCCAATAGGACCGTGAGCCAGGACCACCCCTGA
- the LOC137840206 gene encoding USP6 N-terminal-like protein isoform X2 — MVKKWDKYKNSDRMVKRVYKGIPVQLRGRVWCLLLDVEDIKKLNEGKYEKMKEQAKLYSSEIKQIDLDINRTFRNHVMFMDRFGVKQQSLFNVLLAYSAYNTEVSYCQGMSQIAALLLMYMNEEDAFWALTQLLANQKHAMHGFFIPGFPKLQQFQAHHDQIISKLIPKLKKHMDKEQMSAGIYSTKWFLQCFIDRTPFTLTLRLWDVFILEGERLLTAMSYTILKIHKKHLMKMSLEELREFLLERIAQTFFYSDDIIIEQLQASMTELRKMKLDFPPPGKPEELPRKPLGQELPLLLSPLEPSRGKRSSASGCSKAGLSFHIISNQTDSISPDQTLCKDINDLHPVNDEEVPFPSPDPVIIHNQALYNSDEFPLTGPPPYQPPESLAPRTAAQFWQSDEWRVQVQADDSGLPDLHSTDNLTSVNISPEGSSSKVLRTLSAPLSLAQSKSETATDIEKCTSLGQLSDSLSSNRTVSQDHP; from the exons atggtGAAGAAGTGGGATAAATACAAAAACAGTGACAGA ATGGTGAAACGGGTGTACAAAGGCATCCCTGTGCAGCTTAGAGGTCGTGTCTGGTGTCTGCTGTTGGATGTGGAGGACATCAAGAAGCTCAATGAGGGTAAATATGAG AAAATGAAGGAGCAAGCCAAACTCTACTCATCTGAGATCAAACAGATTGACCTTGACATCAACAGGACCTTCCGCAATCATGTCATGTTCATGGATCGATTTGGAGTCAA ACAGCAGTCTCTCTTCAATGTTCTGTTGGCGTATTCAGCCTACAACACA GAGGTGAGCTATTGTCAGGGCATGAGTCAGATCGCTGCACTGCTGCTCATGTACATGAATGAGGAAGACGCTTTCTGGGCTCTGACACAGCTACTGGCGAACCAGAAACACGCCATGCATG GATTTTTTATTCCTGGGTTCCCCAAACTTCAGCAATTCCAAGCACATCATGATCAGATCATTTCCAAACTCATTCCCAAACTAAAAAAACACATG GACAAAGAACAGATGTCTGCAGGGATTTACAGTACTAAATGGTTCTTACAGTGTTTCATTGATAGG ACACCGTTTACTTTGACCCTACGCCTATGGGATGTTTTCATTCTGGAGGGAGAGCGGCTCCTCACCGCCATGTCTTACACCATCTTGAAGATACACAAGA AGCATCTCATGAAGATGTCTTTGGAGGAGCTTCGAGAATTCCTGCTGGAGCGAATTGCTCAGACCTTTTTTTACAGTGACGACATAATCATTGAACAGCTACAGGCATCTATGACTGAATTACGAAAGATGAAGCTGGATTTTCCTCCCCCAG GGAAGCCTGAAGAGTTACCACGTAAGCCTTTAGGCCAGGAGCTGCCATTGTTGCTGAGTCCACTGGAGCCATCCAGAGGAAAGCGCTCCTCAGCCAGTGGTTGTTCTAAAGCAGGACTCAGCTTCCACATCATATCCAACCAGACAGATTCCATATCCCCAGACCAGACTCTTTGCAAAGATATCAATGATCTGCATCCTGTTAATGATGAGGAGGTTCCGTTTCCTTCCCCAGATCCCGTTATTATCCACAACCAGGCCTTGTACAACTCAGATGAATTCCCACTTACCGGGCCACCGCCTTACCAGCCCCCAGAGAGCCTCGCACCCAGAACTGCTGCTCAGTTCTGGCAGTCTGATGAGTGGAGGGTTCAGGTGCAAGCTGATGACTCAGGGCTCCCAGATTTACACTCGACAGACAACCTCACTTCTGTGAACATTAGCCCTGAGGGATCCTCCAGCAAGGTCCTGAGGACACTATCAGCCCCCTTAAGTCTTGCTCAGTCAAAAAGTGAAACGGCAACAGATATAGAAAAATGTACTTCCCTAGGCCAGCTGTCAGATTCTCTGTCCTCCAATAGGACCGTGAGCCAGGACCACCCCTGA
- the LOC137840207 gene encoding uncharacterized protein, which produces MCTVDSQWQVLGATLPVCKHCSPLVEFVIIKCRPFYLPREFTAILLVAVYIPPSNIEGDRIAALGELYQAVSEQQTAHPDGFTIFAGDFNHANLKSVFPRLHQHVPFSTRGDSFLDLVYSAQKGAFKATPLPHLGLSDHLTVLLLPAYRQLVKASRPVRRQVRVWPEGASDALRDCFDTTDWDLFKQAATYNDWTDIEEYTDSYITKCIDDVTCSKSVVTRANWKPWLTGAVLRLLRARDKAFRAGDEAGLRTARADLSRGIKEAKKAFSCKVSTHFKDSKDARSLWRGIQTITDYKPAPRSCEGDVRLLNDLNRFFARFDAQNSTCPLKTTPPPHEQPLHLSADGVRRALAAIDTRKAAGPDNIPGRALKDCAGELSGVFTDIFNVSLQQAIVPSCFKAATIVPVPKKPAPSCFNDYRPVALTPIIMKCFERLVMEHIKSVLPPTIDPFQFAYRAKWSSEDAICSALHSALTHLERKDSYVRLLFVDFSSAFNTIVPQRLICKLDELGLSTSLCNWILDFLCQRPQVVRVGDKISASITLSTSMTALRPTATTA; this is translated from the coding sequence atgtgcaccgtcgatagtcagtggcaggtgttgggtgcgaCCCTtccggtatgtaagcactgctcgccgcttgtggagtttgtgatcattaagtgccgtcctttttatctgccgagggaatttaccgcgattctgctagtcgcggtatacatcccgccttccaacatcgaaggagacaggatcgcggcgcttggtgaactgtaccaggctgtcagtgaacagcaaacagcgcaccctgacggtttcaccatcttcgctggagacttcaatcatgccaacctgaagtctgttttcccgaggcttcaccagcatgttcctttttcgacacgtggagacagcttcctggacctagtctactcggcgcaaaagggagctttcaaagccacccccctcccccatctggggctttctgaccatctcaccgttttgcttttgcccgcatacagacaattggtaaaggcatccaggccggttcggaggcaggttcgagtgtggcctgagggtgcctccgatgcacttcgtgactgcttcgacaccactgactgggacttgtttaagcaggcagccacctacaacgattggacggacatagaggagtatactgactcttacatcacgaagtgcatcgatgatgtgacttgctcgaaatccgtcgtcactcgcgcgaactggaagccgtggctgacgggggctgtcctcagactgttgagggccagggacaaggctttcagggcgggggatgaggctggcttgaggacagcgagggccgacctgtcccgaggcatcaaagaagcaaagaaagcgttctcgtgcaaggtctccacccacttcaaggacagcaaggacgcacgtagcctttggcggggcattcagaccatcacggactacaagcccgcgccgaggagctgtgagggcgacgtccgtctgctgaacgatctgaaccgcttctttgctcgcttcgacgcccagaacagcacttgcccgctgaagaccactccccccccacacgagcagcccctgcacctctctgccgacggtgtgaggagggcgcttgccgctattgacacccgtaaggcggcgggccctgacaacatcccgggtcgagcgctgaaggactgcgctggggagctgtcgggtgtcttcacggacatctttaacgtttccctgcagcaggccatcgtcccctcgtgtttcaaggctgccaccatcgttcctgtgccgaagaaacctgcaccgtcctgcttcaatgactaccgccctgtggcactgacgcccatcatcatgaagtgctttgagcggctggttatggagcacatcaagtccgttctcccccccaccattgaccctttccagtttgcgtaccgtgccaagtggtcctctgaggatgccatctgctctgccctccactcggccctcacccacctggagagaaaggactcatatgtgaggttgctgtttgtggacttcagctctgccttcaacaccattgtgccgcagcgactcatctgcaaactcgacgagctgggcctcagtacctccctctgcaactggatactggacttcctctgtcagaggcctcaggtggtgcgtgttggtgacaaaatctccgccagcatcacgctgagcacgagcatgactgcactgcgacctacagcgacaaccgcatag